Genomic window (Cyprinus carpio isolate SPL01 chromosome B7, ASM1834038v1, whole genome shotgun sequence):
CAAAAGGCAGTGATTCTtgtgtaagtatgagggttataGATTTGATATTATGGTCTCTGAGGAATGTGGGGGATTAAGCTCATGCAAAATGAATGTGCAATGAATTACACTGatatatattgctttttataCAGCATCTACACACTACAGatctgcaaaaataataatgaaaaaagaacaatttgCACTTTTCCATAGTCTTCACAAGTGGGTAAAGGTGTGACATCAATACAGAGGCACAATAAAAAGACCCTGTGACCACTAAAAAGCCTTACTGAACACTTTAATTGTTTATTCTTGAACTGAGCATATATTATTTACTTACACAGatgaatacattttaagtaattttattagaaaattaattatttttaaggctGTCCATTTAGGTGTGTAATTCAATTATTtagtatattcatatataatcatCCAGACTATGTTAGCTTGATTGATTGATTCCCTTGTATTGCACCTACATTAACATCTACAGTCACAATTATAATATAGTGTGCATTATAAGACTGATTTAACAAGCTCTTCTGACATAACCGATTTCAAGTTTTTGAATATTCACATAATAAATGACAGGACCAAAACTATTACATTCTCACAGGCTTTCAGCTACATCACAGACACTATCTATGCATCACtactgtttttcttcttcttttttcgcCATGTATAACCAAACACTCTGcacttttgaatatatatttgtgtatatacttGTGAAATGATTAAGCTGCATGAAAGCAAACTTGTGGGTTATGACTGTGGCTCTAAAGCCATATTCTCTGTGTAAAGTCCACACAGAATGAAGATACCATTGCAACACTTCATTTCACAATGGCCTCTTTATATTTTCACTTAACACTTTTTATCTTCAAAAACATCAGAAAGAAAAATACtcttcaacagtgataataactttatacagttaatgtaaaagttttAAGGCAAATAAAAGAGCTTAAATTGTTTCAGTACCAGAGTAACCTGGTAGAAATCTACTCTGAACCACCACAATTGGTTCTTATATATATGCCTTAAAAAATATGATGATTAATAAAAGATCCCAGAGctttccttcaggaaagagaaaataaaatgtagaaaaaaacaataacttcaTAATGACAAAGGAATATGATTAGAACAGGACAAtcgaaaaatatcaaaatatataaaaagaaatgctTCTGAGTGTTTTGGTGTGATGTGATACACTTGAAATgagaaaatgtcaaattaaaatacagctttggcttataaaaaacatttattccttGGAGTGTTGggagataacaaaaaaaaaaaaaggaaaaataaagagGGGGTAAGAATTAGAACATTAGAATGtactcaataataaataaataaataaaataaaccctgcCACCATTTCAGGCGAAGCCATGATGTATTTTGGCATTTTTAGCATAAACGAAATGGAATTCTAATTCTCATAGAAAAAAGAATGTTTCAGAAaggtctttttaaaaaatgcagaccCTTCCAATCCAGTGTTTATAACTAGTACATTCTAGAGCTTTATATCATCCCACATTTTAATGTTGTAATTCTGTTGCACAGCCAATGGAGTAGAAAGCAGTTGCTAAGAGACTAGCAACTGGAGAGAACGGAGAACATTGTATAAGACCACTACAGCAGAACCACATGACATGTGGAGCAGCTAGTCTCTGTTCATTAGTCTCCTGAGCTTAGCCACTGCACTCCAGTGCAACCCCCTCTTTATGAAAAGGCAAAATACAGAGGTATGTGAAAAATCTGAGTTTGATTTCCAGTGTCTATCTGAATAAATCTGGCTGCCCGTACGTGAGTGATTAAGTATATCTCCATATGTCTGTTCAGCAGTCAGCTGATTTCGGTGTCTGCTCATCCTCGGCTGACAGTGGAACCGACTGTTCCTTCAGTTCGATCTCTTCTGCAGACTCCTCGTTTTTCTTCTCGTCCTCCATTGGGTAGACCACTACACAAAACTTCTGACCTAGGTATGTCATCTtgtctgaaaaaaacacaaaaaaaaagaaattcagttCACGTACCATaccatttttcaggattttttgatgaatagaaagtgcaaaaccagttatttgaaatataaatattttgtatcattattaggcagtttaatgcatccttgctgcataaaagtataaattactCGAGCGTGAGGTACATAGTTTCTCATCAGATGTAATATAGTGATGTTAACAATAAGCTTAACACATCTTTGAACTGTGTTCAACTTACCAACAAATGTATTGAAACACTGTGGTTTGTTGTCCCAGTACACGCCCAAGAAATAGACTGGGACTCCAGTAAGCATGATGGCCAAGCCAATGCCACACACCACGGGCTCCGAGTACAGAGAGAAAATCAACAGGAAGGCCCAGAACAGCAGATAGATGACAGGCCACACCAGACTGATCTGTGAGTAGCACAAGTAACATTAGCAGTCAGAAGGAAAAATTATCTTCTAtgggacatatatatatacctgGAACTGGACAATCTTAACATGATGCAAAGGTTAtagcaataaaaatacatttgctgaaCAGAATACCGGATCGATAACAAATGGTAAGTCATTAGCAAAAAGTCAACAACTACTGAAATCACTGAGCAAAATCTTGCTAATATGGCTTTTAGTCATTTTTAGGACTTACTTTAATTGGCCGGTGCATATCTGGTTGTTTAACCCGCAGCACGATCTGCCCTGCAACAGTGACACCATAGAAGAGGTAGTTGATGAAACCCACATAGTTGATGAGTGTGTACATGTCACTGGTGCACAGCATCAGAAGTGTTGAGATGCACTGCAAGAGAGCAAGAAAGGGTGTTTGATGTCACAACATCATGAAGACCATTCATGCTCAAAAAAGTAAGAGTGAGGTATAAAGAAGAGGGAGAGGGGGGTATATATAATGCTCACAGTGAAGAGAAGGGCTGGAATTGGCGTGCAGCGCTTCACATGAATCATAGCCAGTAAGCTAGGTAGATGACCTTCACGTGCACCCGCGAAGAACAACCTGTACAATGTGAGGAGGACCCAAGAATATTGTTATTTAGGATGCCAATATAATCATTAGAAGCGAGTATGTgaagacacagagagacagaaacaagatagatagatagatggatatatatatagagagagacagacagacagacagacagatagatagatagatagatagatagatagatagatagataattgaGGCTTGTTTATGAATGATGTATgtatggatgaatgaatggatggaggGAGGGACTGACCGAGAGGAGGTGAAGAGGGAGCCGTTGACCCCCCCAAATGTGGACAAGGCCACAGAGATGGGCATGATCCATGACATCACTCCCAACAGCTTCTCACCAAATGTCTGGGAGAGAGCAACAGAGCAGTgaaggagagaaaagagagaccAGCAGAGAAAAAGAGGACGTTGGTCAAATACATGCATTATCATGTCCATTATATCTGTGCTGTTTGATTAAAAAGTCATCAGAACTGAATGCAGAAGATTCTGGAGCCTGATATATCTGTTTGAATGGTATACTGGATGACATCAAAAGCTCATTCCAAGTATCAATCAAAGAACTTTAAATATTGATACTTGGGTAGATATGTCAAAGAATCTCCTGCATGAAGCAAATCAATCATTAAGTTTGCAATCTGGTAGTGTCTGAGTGGTAAGAATGGACACTGGTCACTCACCACAGCTACAGCATTAGAAGCCAGTAGTTCCTGAGGGCTCATGGCAGTGACGTAAGCAATGTtagcaaaaacatacacaaaggTCACAAGGGGAATGGAGATGAAGATAGCACGGGGAAGGTTGCtgtaaggaaaaataaaaaacaaaagtgttcagTCAGAAGAAGtacattgcattattttagcTACCAACTACAACTACAGGCAGATTCCAGCTGCCACTTCAGAGAATTGTGTAAAATTATGCAGTGATCCATTTGGCTCTTTCTACTTGTGCAGTTTAATATACTGCGCACCATTCCAACTCTTGATCCATTATGTGGTTCTCTGCTGGATATTACAAACTTGTATCTTGTTAACACTAATTAAATATTGAGAGCACAGTGTTAAATTACTGTAAGCTCTTTGAATGAGAATTGGCTTACACATAGGGGTCGACGAGTTCCTCTGTGACATAATTGAGGAAATTCCAGCCACCGTAGGCAAAGGACCCCTGTAGAAATGCTAGCGCGATCAGGCCGACATCATAGTCTTGAAACGGCTCGAAAGCATTGGCCGGCTCCAACCAGTAATACTCGCCTGGAGAAAGAAGAAAGGGAACAATAGTGATAAAATATTCAAAGGGAAAATCGTTATAAAATGCCTCTTGTTTATTAGCTAGTTAGTTAATTTTTAGCAAAAGCTTTCACCCGAAACAGCTTAAAGTAATCACAAAAACAGCAAATGAAGGTCAAGTTCTCTGGACCAAAATATCATTGTGACTGCAGTAAGTTTTTGGATCAAGCTGGTAGTAACCTTGCTAAACTGGTAGACTATCTTGGACCATTAAAAAACCTGGTaccatgacactttttttttccagcaaagcgCATGTGATCAATATGGTCTACCATCTCTGACAGATTCCCACCAGCTAGTAATCCACCTAAAGTAGCTTGAACCAGTTAGAAACCAGCTACCATGTTCCAAAACTTATAACTGGTTTGGGCTGGATTTTCTGAGCCTACAATCTTTTTGTTCCCTAAGCCATAGTATTAATACCACATTTCTAGGGTCAGGTCTTTGGGTCACATGTACTCTCTGAACCCTCTCTgagaacatatgtgaccctgaagaccCCACATTAAAGAGCAGCCAGTGCCAACTAACccaaatccagttttttttagAGATTTGGCTTGGAATCACATCTGTCGCTCTCATATTATCAGGTCAGCATCTGAGCTAACAGACCGTCAGCAGTGTGATCATTATTGAATCCTCTCTGACGCATCAGCTGTGAAAGCTgtattatcagtgttattttttattagacGGTTTGAACCCAGTGACTTCTGCTGAGACAACAAGACAGAGAGGGGAAGTGCTGTGCTTTTAGTTTTTCTGGAGATTTTACGGAGCTACTAGAGATGAAGCAATGTGCCCAAGAGGACAGGGAGTCATGCATGCACACttctacaaacatacacacaagaACAAGCACGGCACGTACAAACACatgcgcacacaaacacacacacacgtgtacacTCTGATATTTAGCACAGACCTTCATGAATAGCCAGTAATATAtaacatgcgcacacacacacatacagagacataTGGTTCCTACCCTTGCAGATTTGTACGATGCCCATGATGATGATAAGAATGAGGGCCAGAAGTTTCCCTGCAGTGAAGACATCCTGTACTCGTGTTGCCCAGCGCACGCTAGCGCAATTCACCCAAGTCAGCagcactgaaacacaaaaacatggaGGTTACAAGGctggttacacacacacattatgagcCTTTGGTGAGATTAATGGCGCCCTGCAGTTTGAGCAGTCTAGTATGCCAAAGGATTATAAAATAATGCTTTCAGCTATGAGGAATTAATCAGACACACAAATTATAAGCTCGGAATAGACCTTGAGGAtccctttttattatatataaacatttgaatgcaATGCAACATCTGAGACAGATAGACAGGTGAAATAAGGTTAAAAAAGGCAGCACGGACATAGACATTTTAcctttacatttattgatttagcagatttttttattcaaaaatttatTCACGAATGAGGCACTGCTAGCATTATTCTACTGGAAACTTtcaagcagtgtttttttttacctcatgaCTTTAAAGAAGTAACTAGTTacaacatgtaaaatatatattcttatacattcatatacattttgACTTATTTAAACTTCTGTTGAAAAAGTTAACATGCTAAATAATGTCACGGTCACATGCACAGTCTGCTGATGGCATGTGACAAACATATTTGGTCATAATATCAGAGGGACGCAAGAAACCTGAGCATGCAAGTAAACTTTGAGTCTTGCACTTTTGAGAACTTGCAAGACATGCAAAAAGACTGCTTCATGATTTGCACTCCAGAGTTCAGCTTTGTCCTTTTAAATTTACATGCTATTCATATACTTGTAGACAAGCAGTAATTCAAATCTCGCACCAAAACAGGTAGTTAAACAGACCGATATTGCTATGTATATTTGATTAACCTATCAACAGAGCAATTACGTACAAAACTAGTGTGAACTGGGCGTGAATTGAGACTGTCTGTGTACTTTGGCCAAACACAGTTTGAATTCTTGGCTCTCATTCAGTGTCAAACTGCTTACACCTGGAACAGCATCTAGTCACGACAGTCGCTGACATTACAATGCAAGTCAACTGCAATAAGGTGGAGTGGTGTATTTTGTTGCACAAAATCCTTGATAATTACTATTTGTGGTTAATGGGACACAAACAGCTTGACAGTACATAGCGACACCCTGCCTAAGACAATGTGAAGGGAACACAGTCAAAC
Coding sequences:
- the slc7a8a gene encoding solute carrier family 7 member 8a encodes the protein MTDGPRQRGSAAPSTSEDAAADTGNAAGQSSVALKKEIGLVSACGIIVGNIIGSGIFVSPKGVLENASSVGLALIVWIVTGVITAIGALCYAELGVTIPKSGGDYSYVKDIFGGLAGFLRLWIAVLVIYPTNQAVIALTFSNYVLQPLFPTCFPPESGLRLLAAICLLLLTWVNCASVRWATRVQDVFTAGKLLALILIIIMGIVQICKGEYYWLEPANAFEPFQDYDVGLIALAFLQGSFAYGGWNFLNYVTEELVDPYVNLPRAIFISIPLVTFVYVFANIAYVTAMSPQELLASNAVAVTFGEKLLGVMSWIMPISVALSTFGGVNGSLFTSSRLFFAGAREGHLPSLLAMIHVKRCTPIPALLFTCISTLLMLCTSDMYTLINYVGFINYLFYGVTVAGQIVLRVKQPDMHRPIKISLVWPVIYLLFWAFLLIFSLYSEPVVCGIGLAIMLTGVPVYFLGVYWDNKPQCFNTFVDKMTYLGQKFCVVVYPMEDEKKNEESAEEIELKEQSVPLSAEDEQTPKSADC